TGAGCTGGAACAGGAGCAGGAGACAGAAGGCCCCAGGTAAGACTCCCCATGCTGCCCAGGACACAGTCTCCCTCCTCATCTGGCATACCCAAGAAGGTACATCCCAGCAGGTAGGAGATCATACACTGTCCAGAAGCCCAACAGGCTGTTGTTTTCCACTAGAATATGGGGTCTGAGCCGTTCCTAGGTTCTCCTCAACACAGGAGTCAGCTGAGGAGACTTTGGTTAGATCCTCtctcacaaaccttcatttctGAACACAGTTAGGAAAGATATGGTGTCACTCACTGTAGAAACTGGCTTTACAGTAGTAGGGAAACTTCTCAGGTTTGAATGAGAAAGACTGGTAAGGGATAAGTCAGGGGATGGGCGTGATAAAGATCAGGATATTTTAGAAATTGAGCTCCACTTTGTTAATCTGCATATGATATATGATGTCCTTCCACACATGCAAGGTGCCTCCATTCATGCTTATAAGGATAGGGTAAAGGGGTAGTGTCATATAGGGCATGCATGGGGTAGGGTCATATAGGGCAGAGGCTGAGGTAGGTCTATAGGTGTGGAGCATCTATGGAGGTATGCATGGCATTATGGAGCCTAGAAGAAAACCCTTCCCTGGTATCCCCTCCCTGTTCCTCCTGGCCATGCAGccagagcaggggctggccctggcctgaccccagcacAACCTAGGCAGAGGCATGTGTTGCACCTGCATCTATTCTGAGAACGCCTCTGCAGAGCATGAAGGATTGACTAGCATGGTGAATGCCAGAAAagctcccttccccttccccttccccttccccaccttggccccctgcacccttAAGCTTTCCTAATGCAGAATAAGTGAGCTACCCTCCTGCCTGTCCCTCCGGTCTCCAGCTCAAGTGCCTCTGCTGTGTGACTGTCCATGGGGGCAGACCCTGGTGCATGGTACTCTCAGGCATGTCTTTTTTCTACAGCCTGGCCAGTCCCAGATCTAAACGGTGTGGTAATCTAAGTACCTGCATGCTGGGTACATATACGCAGGATCTCAGCAAGTTTCACACATTCCCCCAAACTGCGATTGGGGTTGGAGCACCTGGCAAGAAAAGAGATATGGCCAACAACTTGGATATCGACCACCGCCCTCAATTTGGCATGCCTCAAAGCACCAACTAAACTCCCCTCTCCTTTCCAATTTCCCTTCTTGCTTCCTTTCTATAACTTGGTACATATGGTTCCCCTCTGCTTGCTCTTTGGCTTTCCTTGTGGCAAAGGACATCTGGACCTCAGTTGGTCTGCAAGAAAGGAGGACTCACCTACTAGAAGAGAAGTACTCACGGAGAGGTCAGAAGGCAAGGGCAGCCTCTGAGGCTCCCAAAGATTTCACAGCATATCTTCTCATTCCTGATTCCAAATAcgatggtcatttgggaaataaaactatttttctaAAAAGGCTTGAGCTGTGGTGGTCATTGCTCTGGCCCACATCCCAGGCTTCACAGGGTGTAGGACCTGTGTTTGGAAGTAGTATTAGTCCTGGGGCAGCTGGACACAAGGTATGGTGACTGGTCCATTCAACCGAGCTCAAGCAGCAAGAGCAGGGATGCTAAGAAGCAGGTAGGCACCTGGGAGACTGGATGCTGCCAACTCCATACCTGTTTCAGGTAAGCTTGGGAAATTCTTACCTTCCTCAATAGGTGTGTCTGGAGCTATAACTACGGTATGGAATCTACAGTCATTGTAAATAGGGTTGGGTGTGGTGCCACAGTTCACTCGAGTCTCATAAGCCTTTGCTGATTTTTACTCTACACAGGGAAGGTTGCCTGTAACAATGCTGTATTCCATGGCCAATCACCCAGGGTAATCTTTGGGTTTTCTGTACCCCTGGGAATGTTTATGGGGAGTAATAGGACCAATTTTCCCTAATGACCTTGTGATTTCTGCTCTGATAGTTGTGTTTTGGAGAAACACTTAAAGTTAATTGGTGCCTCTCAGAGCAGCAACTTAACCATGATGGTCCTGTGGGGCAGGTTTCCCCCACTCACCCTCCAGCCTCCCACTGACAGCTCTTCTCTTCTTACTCCATCCTGCAAATCAGCATCTCTGCCCAGAAGAGAAGCTGCAAGACTGCCACCTGTGTTACCCATCGGCTGGCAGACTTGCTGAGCAGGTCAGGGGGTGTGACGAAGAGTGACTTCGTGTCCACCAATGTGGGTTCTGATGCCTTCGGTCGGCGCCGCAGGGACCTCCAGGCCTGAGCAACTAGATGACCCCAGGAAGAAGGTGACTGCCCTTGTTCTGTCTGATGGCAAGATGGATGTTCAGAGGTCACAAGAGTATGATCTGCCCTCTGTGCCCCCACTGGCCCAGATGATTGAAAAAAACCTACAGAAGAAAGACCACGCCAGTGCCTGGAGAAAGGGCACTTGGTCCCAATAGCCAAAACCCTAAAATTTGAGTTTCTCTGGCTTTCCAACTTTTCTTGTGACACCAAGACCACCAGGCCAGGAAATATAGATCTTGTTCATTAAAATACTATTTCTTGCATTATTCTAGTATTTAAGTTTGAAAGGTAATGACACCATCCTTTGGAATATATACTACAATGTCATGCACCACTAAGTTAAGAGCATGGACTAGAATTCAACAGCCGTGTTTGTCCTTCATTAGCTATATGACCATGAGCCAACCTCCTAACACTCTCTGAGTCTGCACTTGCAGAGCGAGGGTTGCAGTAGTACCTCTTTAAATTAATATTAAGACTAAATAAGATAAAGGATGTAAACAGCCTAACACCTAATGCAACTAAactttgattgttttttttttcctcctaggtTAACAGTGAAGCTGAACTCTACTtcttttatatataacaaaagcaaTTTATAGGAAAGGCTCCATGACAGACATTTGTATTTGTTTGCATCCTTCTTGATATTGAAAACTATCATCTTTGTTCGAAAACAATTAAAGCTAAATGCAGAGCAACCACCTTGTAATTCTGCATCTTTTCTTTATTTGATTCTACACCTGATAAATACGACAGCATGTCTCACTAGTTTACATAATAGCGAATCTGGATCTCATAATCTCTCCTGTTGCTACTGGCAGCTGTGCTAAACCTCAAAAATCATGCCTCTTGAGTATCTGGGGACATAATAATGATATACTTTGAAGGAACTGTCTGTTTAAAGAAATATCAGTTTTGTCATTTGTgaacttcatcaaaattaaagatgtattttcGATACCCTTAAATGAAATCATTGTTGCTGTTAATAATGTCTTCCTCACTGTGGGTCTGTGATGACTTGAATCAGGCTGACTCATGTTAAGCAAAGGCAACCTTTTCTGGGATGGATTCTCATTGTCttataattttactttctatTTAGTCTCCCTCTTTCAAATTAAAGCCTTGTACATGTCATAGAAGACACCTGATATTTGCTTTCTCAGAGTGCTCTACCCCCCAGTTTCAAGGTACCCACAAAATTCTCCTCCAGGTAGATTTGCCCTTACTCATCCTTATAAAAAGCACTTTGTGCCTTTCCCCTTAGTTggcaaaatcattttgaaaacagTGACTTATGGTTTGAAATAGGGCTCACTGATATCTTCCAGTTCAAATTTTTATTTGGTGACATGCACAGAAGTCCTGAACAATATTCTGCAACACGTTTAACAGTGACATTCGTGTGTATAATAAGTTCTTACTGAGTAGGTGCTATTTGCTAAGCACTATTCTGGGCACCAGAATAAAGCCAATGAACAGAACAGTCAGGAATTCTTGCTCTCAGGGACATGATAAATGGGGGAGACAAGTGATGCATACATTGGAACCATAGGCCTTCAGTGTTTGAAGAAATCTGGGATGTTGCAGAGTTGGATCACAGGAGCAGTTCCACAGCACCTATTGAAGCCACCAGTGACAAAATACTGAGTATAACTCCAAGGCAACTGGGCAGTGCATTTACTGGTGGACAGTCAGCTAATTAGCTAAGTAGTTAGTTGTAAAACTTAACTCCTCCTTCCTACTAACTCTATTTCCTTAGGATCACAGAGAATTA
The sequence above is a segment of the Ochotona princeps isolate mOchPri1 chromosome 4, mOchPri1.hap1, whole genome shotgun sequence genome. Coding sequences within it:
- the LOC101520772 gene encoding calcitonin isoform X1, which produces MGFLKFSSFVALIILVLYQVGTLHAMPFRSALEGSPDLTTLSEEEARLLLAALVQDYVQMKASELEQEQETEGPSLASPRSKRCGNLSTCMLGTYTQDLSKFHTFPQTAIGVGAPGKKRDMANNLDIDHRPQFGMPQSTN
- the LOC101520772 gene encoding calcitonin gene-related peptide 2 isoform X2, with the translated sequence MGFLKFSSFVALIILVLYQVGTLHAMPFRSALEGSPDLTTLSEEEARLLLAALVQDYVQMKASELEQEQETEGPSISAQKRSCKTATCVTHRLADLLSRSGGVTKSDFVSTNVGSDAFGRRRRDLQA